A window of the Brassica napus cultivar Da-Ae chromosome C5, Da-Ae, whole genome shotgun sequence genome harbors these coding sequences:
- the LOC106356747 gene encoding E3 ubiquitin-protein ligase XBAT32 isoform X2 has product MSFMVSPSWHTNWLEEISNIELNHRSATKPSTKSPFSLHLSSSNKHCQDLSNAAGGEMISNSMGPCSDSCSVCLETKWNLAADGCGHEFCTKCALYLSTTNIPQVVPKNNSNKQSMETPSEAFVASTLYEVEEDRVGVPLLSGLYEVLGKLGLRLIPLCSPLLRLLQCLIIVASKNNVYAYYIYVLEIVTPNAKIVKSNIYMIMVAR; this is encoded by the exons ATGTCATTTATGGTTTCTCCCTCATGGCACACGAACTGGCTCGAGGAAATATCAAATATAGAACTCAACCACAGATCAGCTACAAAGCCATCTACCAAAAGTCCCTTCTCCTTACATCTGTCTTCCTCTAATAAGCATTGCCAAGATCTCTCA AATGCGGCTGGCGGGGAAATGATTTCTAACTCCATGGGACCATGTAGTGACTCTTGCTccgtttgtttggaaacaaaatGGAACCTAGCTGCTGATG GATGTGGTCATGAGTTCTGCACAAAATGTGCGTTATACCTAAGCACCACAAATATACCACAAGTTGTTCCTAAAAATAACTCGAATAAACAGTCAATGGAAACTCCTTCAGAAGCTTTTGTGGCTTCTACTCTATACGAAGTTGAAGAGGATAGAGTTGGTGTACCTCTTTTGAGTGGGCTCTATGAG GTTCTTGGGAAGCTTGGCTTAAGGTTGATCCCTCTCTGCTCCCCACTCCTACGACTTTTACAATGTTTGATTATTGTTGCAAGCAAAAACAATGTATatgcttattatatatatgttctcGAAATTGTTACTCCTAAtgctaaaatagtaaaatcaaatatttatatgattatgGTCGCAAGATGA
- the LOC106356747 gene encoding uncharacterized protein LOC106356747 isoform X1, protein MSFMVSPSWHTNWLEEISNIELNHRSATKPSTKSPFSLHLSSSNKHCQDLSNAAGGEMISNSMGPCSDSCSVCLETKWNLAADGCGHEFCTKCALYLSTTNIPQVVPKNNSNKQSMETPSEAFVASTLYEVEEDRVGVPLLSGLYEFRLDFFSTQVIRGRKFQPSRLLAGSWEAWLKVDPSLLPTPTTFTMFDYCCKQKQCICLLYICSRNCYS, encoded by the exons ATGTCATTTATGGTTTCTCCCTCATGGCACACGAACTGGCTCGAGGAAATATCAAATATAGAACTCAACCACAGATCAGCTACAAAGCCATCTACCAAAAGTCCCTTCTCCTTACATCTGTCTTCCTCTAATAAGCATTGCCAAGATCTCTCA AATGCGGCTGGCGGGGAAATGATTTCTAACTCCATGGGACCATGTAGTGACTCTTGCTccgtttgtttggaaacaaaatGGAACCTAGCTGCTGATG GATGTGGTCATGAGTTCTGCACAAAATGTGCGTTATACCTAAGCACCACAAATATACCACAAGTTGTTCCTAAAAATAACTCGAATAAACAGTCAATGGAAACTCCTTCAGAAGCTTTTGTGGCTTCTACTCTATACGAAGTTGAAGAGGATAGAGTTGGTGTACCTCTTTTGAGTGGGCTCTATGAG TTtcgtttggattttttttccaCCCAGGTTATACGCGGAAGAAAGTTTCAACCCTCTAGGCTTCTTGCAGGTTCTTGGGAAGCTTGGCTTAAGGTTGATCCCTCTCTGCTCCCCACTCCTACGACTTTTACAATGTTTGATTATTGTTGCAAGCAAAAACAATGTATatgcttattatatatatgttctcGAAATTGTTACTCCTAA
- the LOC106356745 gene encoding pectinesterase inhibitor 1: MAFSCVTRDLISVLALILLSFTPFSSSFSPRDKVTIGVLAQLCAKPPIYNHFCAGWLAPDPETFNLDISGLVDLVLQKTQLFAYKNLAMMKGLVRTTNDPRLKVPYTTCVTGYESAIKAIEGAQTFATSKSYKLASQAASKSFDSISSCEADLKGQQNVPAYVPQRNLMYGRMCTVDSVFSSVLSS, from the coding sequence ATGGCTTTCTCCTGCGTCACAAGAGACCTAATTTCAGTTCTTGCCCTTATTCTTCTATCATTTACCCCTTTCTCGTCATCTTTTTCTCCGAGGGACAAAGTCACAATAGGAGTGCTTGCCCAACTCTGCGCAAAACCGCCAATCTACAACCATTTCTGCGCCGGTTGGCTAGCCCCTGATCCAGAAACTTTCAACCTCGACATAAGTGGTCTTGTCGACTTGGTCCTCCAAAAGACGCAGTTGTTTGCCTATAAGAATCTTGCCATGATGAAAGGCTTAGTGAGAACCACAAATGATCCGAGGCTCAAGGTCCCATATACGACCTGTGTGACAGGTTATGAGTCAGCCATTAAAGCCATCGAGGGAGCTCAAACGTTTGCGACCTCTAAATCGTACAAGCTAGCATCTCAAGCAGCTTCTAAATCCTTTGATAGTATATCGTCTTGTGAAGCTGATCTTAAAGGACAGCAAAATGTGCCTGCTTATGTTCCTCAACGCAATTTGATGTACGGAAGAATGTGTACCGTTGATTCAGTTTTCTCCAGCGTTTTAAGTTCTTGA
- the LOC106352932 gene encoding E3 ubiquitin-protein ligase UPL6, translated as MFFSGDPSTRKRVDLGGRSTKERDARKLLEQTRMERNRRLLQKQQNAAALKIQKFFRGRRSVATERSKVRREFCETYGDNCQNVDRHCFEPGSSFLRQFLFFFKAKNSGDFLILVETCRLLKMFAHSNGDILSLFSGSDYSAEHNLVDFRVKELAFTCIEAIHQNRDRLRDQLLVTTEEASTSTAILMEAMSLVLDPKLPWVCKTVSYLQKRHIFKLVREIVITAKENPRGQTKTGNILSLERVLILVVSHVGREPCCCPVDDPRWSFSSMILTLPLIWQLFPNLKVVFANPNLSQHYIHQMAFCIQKDTHVLPIDTSTEFPGYACLLGNTLETANVVLSQPDCSLDMAVDIASVATFLLEKLPPVKSSERESKQSSSEEDDMLIDDIPELVLNKTLEQQITSNAIDSRFLLQLTNVLFHQVSLGTQPYDEDKEAQAIGTASSFLYAAFNTLPLERIMTVLAYRTELVVVLWNYMKRCHENQKWSSMPNLLAYLPGDAPGWLLPLVVFCPVYKHMLMIVDNEEFYEREKPLSLQDIRLLIIILKQALWQLLWVNPLTQPSTGKSVSNNLSKKNPVGLIQNRVGVVVAELLSQLQDWNNRQQFTSSSDFQADTVNEYFISQAIAEGTRANYILMHAPFLIPFTSRVKIFTTQLATARESHGHGSQAIFARNRFRIRRDHILEDAYNQMSALSEDDLRGSIRVTFVNELGVEEAGIDGGGIFKDFMEKITRAAFDVQYGLFKETVDHMLYPNPGSGMVHDQHLQFFHFLGTLLAKAMFEGILVDIPFATFFLSKLKHKYNYLNDLPSLDPELYKHLIFLKRYKGNIAELELYFVILNNEYGERTEEELLQGGKDMRVTNENVITFIHLVSNHRLNFQIRQQSSHFLRGFQQLIPKECIDMFNEHELQVLISGSADYLDIDDLRQNTNYTGGYNAGHYVIDMFWEVLKSFSTENQKKFLKFVTGCSRGPLLGFKYLEPAFCIQRAAGSASNEAVDRLPTSATCMNLLKLPPYQSKEQLETKLMYAISAEAGFDLS; from the exons ATGTTTTTCTCCGGCGATCCGTCGACTCGGAAGCGAGTTGATTTAGGTGGCCGGAGCACTAAGGAGAGAGATGCTCGGAAGCTTCTGGAGCAGACCAGGATGGAGCGTAATCGCCGTCTGCTTCAGAAGCAGCAGAATGCCGCTGCCCTCAAAATTCAG AAATTCTTTAGAGGTAGAAGATCAGTGGCCACTGAGCGCTCCAAGGTGAGGCGTGAGTTCTGTGAAACCTATGGGGATAATTGCCAGAATGTCGATag GCATTGCTTTGAGCCAGGTTCAAGCTTCCTCCGTCAGTTTCTGTTTTTCTTCAAGGCAAAAAACTCGGGGGATTTTCTGATACTTGTGGAGACGTGTCGCCTACTGAAAATGTTTGCTCACAGCAATG GTGACATTCTCAGCCTTTTCTCTGGCTCGGACTATTCCGCTGAGCATAATTTGGTGGATTTTAGAGTAAAGGAACTTGCTTTTACCTGCATTGAGGCTATACATCAGAATAG GGACCGTTTAAGGGATCAGCTGTTAGTTACCACTGAAGAAGCCAGCACCTCAACAGCTATATTGATGGAGGCGATGTCATTGGTGCTAGATCCTAAGCTGCCTTGGGTTTGCAAAACTGTGAGTTATCTACAGAAAAGACACATATTCAAACTGGTCAGAGAAATCGTCATTACAGCTAAG GAAAACCCTAGAGGTCAGACTAAGACCGGCAACATTCTTTCACTTGAAAGAGTATTGATCCTGGTAGTATCTCATGTTGGCCGTGAGCCATGTTGCTGCCCTGTTGATGATCCACGTTGGAGTTTCTCATCTATGATCCTTACATTGCCCTTGATATGGCAGCTCTTCCCAAACCTGAAAGTG GTCTTTGCCAACCCAAATCTAAGTCAACATTACATTCACCAGATGGCTTTCTGTATTCAAAAGGATACCCATGTTCTCCCAATAGATACAAGCACAGAGTTCCCTGGTTATGCTTGTCTTCTTGGTAATACGTTGGAAACTGCAAATGTGGTGTTGTCACAGCCTGACTGTTCATTGGATATG GCAGTTGACATTGCATCAGTTGCAACTTTCTTGTTAGAGAAACTTCCTCCTGTGAAGTCATCAGAAAGAGAAAGCAAACAGA GCTCTTCTGAGGAGGATGATATGTTGATTGACGATATACCAGAATTAGTCCTGAATAAGACTCTGGAGCAGCAGATAACCTCCAATGCTATAGACTCACGTTTTCTTCTGCAGTTA ACAAATGTTTTGTTCCATCAAGTTTCGCTTGGTACACAGCCATATGATGAAGATAAAGAAGCACAAGCTATTGGCACAGCCAGTTCTTTTCTGTATGCAGCATTCAACACTCTCCCTCTTGAGAGAATCATGACAGTTTTGGCTTATAGAACGGAGCTTGTAGTTGTGCTGTGGAATTATATGAAACGATGCCATGAGAACCAGAAGTGGTCATCCATGCCTAATCTCCTAGCTTACCTTCCAGGAGATGCTCCGGGTTGGCTATTACCTCTGGTTGTTTTTTGTCCTGTTTATAA GCATATGCTTATGATAGTCGACAATGAGGAGTTTTACGAACGGGAGAAGCCACTGTCGCTACAAGATATCAGGTTGCTTATCATCATTCTCAAGCAA GCTTTATGGCAGTTACTATGGGTGAATCCACTTACGCAGCCTAGCACGGGGAAATCTGTCTCCAACAACCTCTCAAAGAAGAACCCTGTTGGCTTGATTCAGAACAGGGTTGGGGTTGTAGTTGCTGAATTACTTTCACAG TTACAAGATTGGAACAACCGGCAACAATTCACTTCCTCGAGCGATTTCCAAGCTGATACAGTCAACGAATATTTTATCTCTCAG GCAATAGCGGAAGGTACAAGAGCCAACTACATACTGATGCACGCTCCTTTCCTGATTCCGTTTACAAGCAGAGTCAAGATTTTCACA ACACAATTAGCAACGGCGAGGGAGAGTCATGGTCATGGATCTCAAGCCATTTTTGCTCGAAATCGGTTCAGAATACGAAGAGATCACATCTTGGAAGATGCTTACAATCAAATGAGTGCATTGTCAGAAGATGATCTCCGGGGATCG ATTCGCGTGACATTTGTCAATGAACTTGGAGTTGAGGAAGCTGGTATTGATGGTGGTGGCATTTTTAAAGACTTCATGGAGAAAATTACCCGAGCAGCCTTTGATGTGCAATATGGGTTGTTTAAG GAGACCGTTGATCACATGCTTTATCCTAATCCTGGATCAGGAATGGTACATGACCAGCATCTCCAGTTCTTTCATTTTCTCGGCACTCTTCTCGCAAAA GCTATGTTTGAAGGGATTCTAGTTGATATACCATTTGCAACTTTTTTCCTCAGCAAATTGAAACACAA GTACAACTATTTGAACGATTTGCCTTCTCTGGATCCTGAGTTGTATAAGCATCTTATATTTCTGAAG CGTTATAAGGGTAATATCGCAGAGTTGGAGCTTTACTTTGTTATTCTCAACAACGAATATGGAGAGAGGACAGAGGAAGAGTTACTTCAAGGGGGTAAAGACATGCGGGTTACAAATGAGAATGTTATAACTTTCATTCATCTGGTTTCAAATCATCGGTTGAATTTTCAG ATACGCCAACAGAGTTCTCATTTCTTGAGAGGGTTTCAGCAACTCATTCCAAAAGAATGTATCGACATGTTCAATGAACATGAGCTTCAG GTTCTTATATCTGGTTCAGCTGATTATTTGGATATTGACGACTTGCGTCAGAACACTAACTATACAGGAGGCTACAACGCT GGACATTATGTGATTGATATGTTCTGGGAAGTTCTGAAAAGCTTCTCAACCGAAAACCAGAAGAAGTTCTTAAA ATTTGTGACAGGCTGTTCGAGAGGACCACTGCTTGGTTTCAAATACTTGGAACCTGCATTCTGTATACAGAG GGCTGCGGGTAGCGCGAGTAATGAAGCAGTTGATAGACTACCTACATCAGCCACTTGTATGAACCTTCTCAAGCTTCCTCCCTATCAAAG CAAAGAGCAACTTGAGACCAAATTGATGTACGCCATAAGCGCAGAAGCAGGTTTTGACCTGAGCTGA
- the LOC106356747 gene encoding E3 ubiquitin-protein ligase XBAT32 isoform X3, with protein MSFMVSPSWHTNWLEEISNIELNHRSATKPSTKSPFSLHLSSSNKHCQDLSNAAGGEMISNSMGPCSDSCSVCLETKWNLAADGCGHEFCTKCALYLSTTNIPQVVPKNNSNKQSMETPSEAFVASTLYEVEEDRVGVPLLSGLYEVIRGRKFQPSRLLAGSWEAWLKVDPSLLPTPTTFTMFDYCCKQKQCICLLYICSRNCYS; from the exons ATGTCATTTATGGTTTCTCCCTCATGGCACACGAACTGGCTCGAGGAAATATCAAATATAGAACTCAACCACAGATCAGCTACAAAGCCATCTACCAAAAGTCCCTTCTCCTTACATCTGTCTTCCTCTAATAAGCATTGCCAAGATCTCTCA AATGCGGCTGGCGGGGAAATGATTTCTAACTCCATGGGACCATGTAGTGACTCTTGCTccgtttgtttggaaacaaaatGGAACCTAGCTGCTGATG GATGTGGTCATGAGTTCTGCACAAAATGTGCGTTATACCTAAGCACCACAAATATACCACAAGTTGTTCCTAAAAATAACTCGAATAAACAGTCAATGGAAACTCCTTCAGAAGCTTTTGTGGCTTCTACTCTATACGAAGTTGAAGAGGATAGAGTTGGTGTACCTCTTTTGAGTGGGCTCTATGAG GTTATACGCGGAAGAAAGTTTCAACCCTCTAGGCTTCTTGCAGGTTCTTGGGAAGCTTGGCTTAAGGTTGATCCCTCTCTGCTCCCCACTCCTACGACTTTTACAATGTTTGATTATTGTTGCAAGCAAAAACAATGTATatgcttattatatatatgttctcGAAATTGTTACTCCTAA